In Endozoicomonas sp. GU-1, one DNA window encodes the following:
- the pflB gene encoding formate C-acetyltransferase: MTVTTSELPAAWEGFTSGDWSESINVRDFIQKNYTPYEGDSSFLAGSTEATDKLWADVMEGIREENRTHAPLDFDTDLPSTITSHDAGYINKDLETIVGLQTDKPLKRGIIANGGIRMVETSCEVYGRKLDDMVNKIFTEYRKTHNSGVFDVYTADIRNCRKSGVITGLPDSYGRGRIIGDYRRIALYGIDRLIVDKKAQHKSLDAALTAGENLERTIQLREEIMEQIKALMQIKEMGAKYGCDLGNPAASAREAVQWTYFGYLAAVKSQNGAAMSLGRTATFLDIYIQRDLEAGKITETDAQELIDHYVMKLRMVRFLRTPEYDQLFSGDPIWATEAIGGMGLDGRTLVTKNSFRLLNTMYTMGPSPEPNITVLWSEQLPVSFKEYCAKVSIDTSSIQYENDDLMRTDMNSDDYAIACCVSPMVVGKQMQFFGARANLGKTLLYAINGGVDEKLKIQIGPKTDKITSEYLDYDDVYARFDTLMDWLASQYVAALNCIHYMHDKYSYEASLMALHDRDVIRTMACGIAGLSVAADSLSAIKYAKVKPVRDEDGIAIDFEIEGDFPKFGNNEERVDTIACELVETFMKKVASHTMYRDAIPTQSVLTITSNVVYGKKTGTTPDGRRAGQPFGPGANPMHGRDTSGAVASLSSVAKLPFAYAKDGISYTFSIVPKALGKDEASQSRNLVGLMDGYFHHEENREGGQHLNVNVMNREMLEDAMENPEKYPSLTIRVSGYAVRFNSLTPEQQRDVITRTFTSSL; encoded by the coding sequence ATGACTGTAACCACCAGCGAACTGCCAGCAGCATGGGAAGGATTCACTTCCGGCGACTGGTCCGAAAGCATCAACGTTCGTGACTTTATCCAGAAAAACTACACCCCTTACGAGGGTGACAGTTCCTTCCTGGCCGGTTCCACTGAAGCAACAGACAAACTGTGGGCTGATGTTATGGAAGGCATCAGGGAAGAGAACCGCACTCACGCCCCCCTGGATTTCGATACCGATCTGCCATCCACTATTACTTCTCACGACGCTGGCTACATCAATAAAGATCTGGAAACCATTGTTGGTCTGCAGACTGATAAGCCGCTGAAGCGTGGCATCATCGCCAACGGTGGCATCCGTATGGTTGAAACTTCCTGTGAAGTTTATGGCCGTAAACTGGATGACATGGTTAACAAGATCTTCACTGAATATCGTAAGACGCACAATTCCGGTGTTTTCGATGTTTATACTGCTGACATTCGCAACTGTCGTAAGTCAGGTGTGATCACCGGTCTGCCGGATTCCTACGGCCGTGGACGTATTATCGGTGACTACCGTCGAATCGCTCTGTACGGTATTGACCGACTGATTGTTGATAAGAAGGCCCAGCACAAGTCTCTGGATGCAGCGCTGACTGCCGGTGAAAATCTTGAGCGTACTATCCAGCTGCGTGAAGAGATCATGGAGCAGATCAAGGCGCTGATGCAGATCAAGGAGATGGGGGCCAAATACGGTTGCGATCTCGGTAACCCTGCTGCCTCTGCCCGTGAAGCGGTTCAGTGGACGTACTTTGGTTACCTGGCTGCGGTTAAGTCCCAGAATGGTGCGGCCATGTCTCTGGGACGTACGGCTACTTTCCTGGATATCTATATCCAGCGTGACCTGGAAGCAGGCAAAATCACTGAAACGGACGCCCAGGAACTGATCGATCACTACGTAATGAAGTTGCGTATGGTTCGCTTCCTGCGTACCCCTGAATACGATCAGCTGTTCTCTGGCGACCCGATCTGGGCCACTGAGGCTATCGGCGGTATGGGCCTTGATGGTCGTACACTGGTTACCAAAAACTCTTTCCGTCTCTTGAACACCATGTACACCATGGGACCATCACCAGAGCCAAATATTACGGTGTTGTGGTCTGAGCAGCTGCCGGTGTCTTTCAAAGAGTATTGCGCCAAAGTATCCATCGATACCAGCTCTATCCAGTACGAAAATGATGATCTGATGCGTACTGATATGAACAGCGATGATTACGCCATCGCCTGCTGTGTGTCGCCAATGGTTGTTGGCAAGCAGATGCAGTTCTTCGGTGCCCGCGCCAACCTGGGTAAAACGCTGCTGTACGCCATCAATGGCGGTGTGGACGAGAAGCTGAAAATTCAGATTGGTCCGAAAACTGACAAGATCACGTCGGAATACCTGGATTACGACGATGTCTATGCACGTTTTGATACGCTCATGGATTGGCTGGCCAGTCAGTATGTGGCTGCCCTGAACTGTATTCATTACATGCACGACAAGTACTCTTACGAGGCTTCTCTGATGGCCCTGCATGACCGTGATGTTATTCGCACCATGGCCTGTGGTATTGCCGGATTGTCCGTTGCTGCTGACTCTCTGTCGGCCATTAAATACGCCAAAGTCAAGCCGGTGCGTGATGAAGACGGCATTGCTATCGACTTCGAAATTGAAGGTGATTTTCCGAAGTTTGGTAATAACGAAGAGCGTGTCGATACGATTGCCTGTGAACTGGTTGAAACGTTCATGAAGAAAGTCGCTTCTCACACGATGTATCGCGATGCGATTCCAACCCAGTCCGTTCTGACCATTACCTCTAACGTGGTATACGGTAAGAAGACCGGTACTACGCCAGACGGACGTCGTGCAGGCCAGCCATTTGGTCCGGGTGCCAACCCAATGCATGGTCGTGATACCAGCGGTGCAGTTGCTTCCCTGAGCTCTGTTGCCAAGCTGCCATTTGCCTATGCGAAGGATGGTATTTCTTACACCTTCTCTATCGTGCCAAAGGCGCTGGGCAAGGACGAAGCAAGCCAAAGCAGGAATCTGGTGGGTCTGATGGATGGCTACTTCCATCACGAGGAAAATCGCGAGGGCGGTCAGCACCTTAACGTCAACGTCATGAACCGTGAAATGCTGGAAGATGCCATGGAGAACCCTGAGAAGTATCCTTCTCTGACCATTCGTGTCTCCGGTTATGCGGTACGTTTCAACTCGCTGACACCAGAGCAGCAGCGTGACGTTATCACCCGTACCTTTACTAGCTCGCTGTAA
- a CDS encoding methylglyoxal synthase — protein MIYKEYSVSSKKRIALVAHDNKKGELVQWSLRHKEKLQGHDLFATGTTGSLLEKELSMPVTKFISGPLGGDQQIGALISECKLDLLVFFWDPFEPMPHDPDVKALLRIAAVWNIPVACNQSSADYIFSSDLLGQSHNRHIPDYDSYLQQRTL, from the coding sequence ATGATTTATAAAGAATACAGCGTCTCATCCAAGAAGCGCATTGCCCTGGTCGCTCATGATAATAAGAAAGGGGAATTGGTGCAGTGGAGTCTGCGCCATAAGGAAAAGCTGCAGGGTCATGATCTTTTTGCCACGGGTACCACAGGAAGTCTGCTGGAAAAAGAACTGTCTATGCCGGTCACAAAATTTATCAGTGGTCCGCTGGGTGGAGACCAGCAGATTGGCGCATTGATTTCTGAATGCAAACTGGACCTGCTGGTATTTTTCTGGGACCCGTTTGAGCCAATGCCCCATGATCCGGATGTTAAGGCATTGTTACGGATTGCAGCGGTGTGGAATATCCCGGTTGCCTGTAACCAGAGCTCGGCGGATTACATATTCTCGTCAGACTTGCTTGGACAATCTCATAACCGGCATATTCCGGATTATGACAGCTATCTACAGCAAAGAACGCTTTGA
- a CDS encoding sodium ion-translocating decarboxylase subunit beta — MEKLLTLWEGSGLYNLTAGEFVMILVGFGLLYLAIRKQFEPLLLVPIGFGGILANIPQAGLAFSAIEQALHIANPALMQAVAEALGSASAAPDQLYALYHEANSATRTVVSHIIADAGYTNGVLYQFYSVAIGSGVAPLVIFMGVGAMTDFGPLLANPKTLFLGAAAQFGIFATVFGAIVLSSMGLMNFSLADAAAIGIIGGADGPTAIYVSSVLAPHLLGAIAVAAYSYMALVPLIQPPIMKALTTAEERRIVMTQLRSVSKTEKIVFPILLLVLVALLLPDAAPLLGMFCFGNLMKECGVVERLSDTAQNALINITTIFLGLSVGSKLSADKFLQMETLGILALGIVAFCIGTASGVLMAKLMNRVSSTKVNPLIGSAGVSAVPMAARVSNKMGLEANPQNFLLMHAMGPNVAGVIGSAVAAGVMIKYLS, encoded by the coding sequence ATGGAAAAGCTATTAACGCTCTGGGAGGGCTCCGGGTTATACAACCTTACCGCCGGAGAGTTCGTTATGATTCTGGTGGGCTTTGGGTTGCTGTATCTGGCCATCCGCAAGCAATTTGAGCCTCTGCTGCTGGTACCTATTGGTTTTGGTGGCATTCTGGCCAATATTCCCCAGGCCGGTCTGGCGTTTTCCGCCATTGAACAGGCGCTTCATATAGCTAACCCTGCACTGATGCAGGCGGTTGCCGAAGCGCTGGGCAGTGCGTCGGCTGCCCCGGATCAACTTTATGCTTTATACCATGAGGCGAATTCGGCAACCCGGACTGTAGTGAGTCACATTATTGCTGATGCAGGGTACACGAACGGTGTCCTTTATCAGTTTTACAGTGTGGCTATTGGCAGCGGTGTTGCTCCTTTGGTGATCTTTATGGGGGTGGGGGCCATGACGGATTTTGGCCCGTTGCTGGCTAACCCGAAAACCCTGTTTCTGGGGGCTGCCGCTCAGTTTGGTATTTTTGCCACAGTGTTTGGCGCTATTGTATTGAGCTCTATGGGGCTGATGAATTTCAGCCTGGCGGATGCCGCTGCTATCGGGATTATTGGTGGTGCGGATGGTCCTACTGCGATCTATGTATCCAGCGTACTTGCTCCCCACCTGCTGGGTGCCATTGCGGTGGCTGCTTACTCTTATATGGCTCTGGTTCCGCTGATTCAGCCGCCGATTATGAAAGCGCTGACCACGGCAGAGGAACGCAGGATTGTCATGACACAGCTGCGGTCAGTGAGCAAGACAGAAAAAATCGTTTTCCCGATCTTACTGCTGGTGCTGGTGGCCCTGTTATTACCCGATGCGGCTCCACTGCTGGGGATGTTCTGTTTTGGTAACCTGATGAAAGAGTGTGGTGTGGTTGAGCGCCTGTCGGATACAGCGCAAAATGCGCTGATCAATATCACCACCATTTTCCTCGGGCTGTCGGTTGGTTCAAAACTGAGTGCTGACAAGTTTCTGCAAATGGAAACCCTGGGGATTCTGGCGTTGGGGATTGTGGCATTCTGTATCGGTACCGCCAGCGGTGTCCTGATGGCAAAACTGATGAATCGGGTGTCGTCTACCAAGGTGAACCCGTTGATTGGTTCAGCCGGGGTGTCAGCGGTACCCATGGCGGCCAGGGTCTCCAACAAAATGGGGCTTGAGGCCAATCCCCAGAACTTCCTGCTGATGCATGCCATGGGCCCCAACGTAGCCGGTGTTATTGGCTCAGCAGTAGCAGCGGGGGTGATGATTAAGTACCTGTCATGA
- a CDS encoding OadG family protein produces MNPSDLISEGSSLMLFGMGFVFLFLTLLVLVTSLMSTIIDRYFQEPVPSAVANPILVNSQSSSSDDQGELIAVISAAIQMHRTKKAQAEKRQ; encoded by the coding sequence ATGAATCCATCGGACCTTATTTCAGAAGGTTCCAGCCTGATGCTCTTTGGAATGGGTTTTGTGTTCCTGTTTCTGACGCTATTGGTGCTGGTAACCAGCCTGATGTCAACAATCATCGACCGGTATTTTCAGGAACCGGTGCCATCTGCTGTAGCCAATCCCATTTTAGTGAATAGCCAGTCATCGTCATCCGATGATCAGGGTGAACTGATTGCTGTTATCAGTGCAGCCATTCAAATGCACAGAACAAAAAAAGCTCAAGCAGAAAAACGCCAATAA
- a CDS encoding tRNA-dihydrouridine synthase, giving the protein MRLILAPMEGVMDHDMRDLLTGINTFDLCVTEFVRVTDTLLPSRVFYRTCPELLQGAKTSNGTPVRLQLLGSHPEYMALNAQRAVKLGSPGVDINFGCPSKTVNKNRGGAILLREPDQLFNIVKAVREAVPAELPVTAKIRLGYEDKSLFLENARAIEQAGASELAVHARTKAEGYRPPAHWEYIGKIRENLGIPVIANGEIWNHEDARRCMDASGCTDLMVGRPSLVTPNITTMIRESVKPMSWSSVLQLILQLSDRDRQNGKWQYHPSRLKQWLNYLRKAYPQAQNLFERIRSLRDADAIVEILCSDLARAA; this is encoded by the coding sequence ATGCGGTTGATACTGGCGCCGATGGAAGGCGTTATGGATCACGATATGCGGGATCTGCTCACCGGCATCAATACCTTCGATCTCTGTGTTACCGAGTTTGTCCGGGTAACAGATACGCTGTTACCGAGCCGGGTCTTTTATCGTACTTGTCCGGAGTTGTTGCAGGGGGCAAAAACTTCGAATGGTACACCTGTTCGTTTACAGCTGCTGGGCAGTCACCCGGAATATATGGCACTGAATGCCCAGCGTGCAGTGAAACTTGGCTCGCCCGGAGTGGACATTAACTTCGGCTGTCCGTCAAAAACGGTCAATAAAAACCGGGGTGGGGCAATTTTGCTGCGGGAGCCTGATCAGCTGTTCAATATTGTCAAGGCCGTTCGGGAAGCTGTACCGGCAGAGCTGCCGGTGACGGCCAAAATTCGCCTGGGTTATGAAGACAAGTCATTATTTCTGGAAAACGCCCGTGCTATTGAACAGGCAGGCGCCTCGGAACTGGCGGTGCATGCCCGGACAAAGGCGGAGGGCTATCGGCCTCCGGCTCACTGGGAATACATTGGCAAAATTCGGGAAAACCTGGGGATTCCGGTGATTGCCAATGGCGAGATCTGGAATCATGAAGATGCCAGACGCTGTATGGACGCTTCCGGCTGCACTGACCTGATGGTCGGGCGGCCTTCGCTGGTAACGCCGAATATCACTACCATGATTCGCGAATCCGTCAAGCCCATGAGCTGGTCTTCAGTGTTGCAGCTGATTCTGCAATTAAGCGACAGAGATCGTCAAAATGGCAAATGGCAATACCATCCTTCCCGTCTGAAGCAGTGGCTCAATTATCTGCGTAAAGCGTATCCGCAAGCCCAGAATCTGTTTGAGCGCATCCGCTCCCTCCGTGACGCTGATGCTATTGTGGAAATCCTCTGCTCTGACCTGGCAAGAGCGGCATAA
- the mnmC gene encoding bifunctional tRNA (5-methylaminomethyl-2-thiouridine)(34)-methyltransferase MnmD/FAD-dependent 5-carboxymethylaminomethyl-2-thiouridine(34) oxidoreductase MnmC, whose protein sequence is MKQKAVSNHPPNHPNHTITADIQWENGLPISTRFNDVYFSRASGIAETRHVFLEHNHLPGRFRQLVPGTTFTIGETGFGTGLNFLCAWQLFLEKAPDNTSLVFISTEKYPLQQDDLQKALNVFEELTPLANRMISAYQLSEENIDLQFSDRASGKHIRLHILIGDVLDTLPHINEKVDAWFLDGFAPAKNPDMWQPKLFQTLKAKSHEQSTYATFTAARLVRDGLTEAGFSVTKQPGFGRKRDMIAGRFVPPGLPVSKPWFAPAGHSNPEKTAIVVGGGLAGCSAAWALARRGWQVTILEQHQALASEASGNPQGVLYAKLSADNTPLSQFILKGYQFTLDTLKALEVEQWQQCGVIQLAIDAKTDQRYQALDKQHPNALLQYLTEAQLSDIAGLSIHYPGLYFPQAGWVHPPALCQALADHPNIRVVTSTAVNTIEPVEQGWLVKTDGDRLHSKTVIIARGAASHQLSQFNYLPLKAIRGQITQARATTESDKLASCVCGEGYIAPAVDGYHTLGATFSFNDKGTEVREADHLENLAMQAGYFPAMYQALGGTDAQVTGGRTGFRCTTPDYLPVVGPIVDLKHFVAAYAPLRKNSKLTIDVCPEYLKGLYVTAGHGSRGIISCPVAGEILATMITGEPDSTVGLSMPAKLLEAIHPSRFLIRDLIRNKI, encoded by the coding sequence TTGAAACAGAAAGCCGTGTCCAATCATCCACCAAACCATCCGAATCACACCATCACTGCTGATATCCAGTGGGAAAATGGCCTGCCAATCTCCACCCGGTTTAATGATGTCTACTTTTCCCGGGCCTCGGGTATTGCCGAAACACGCCATGTGTTCCTGGAACATAATCATCTCCCCGGGCGGTTTCGTCAACTGGTACCCGGTACCACGTTCACCATTGGCGAAACAGGCTTTGGCACTGGTCTGAACTTCCTCTGTGCCTGGCAGCTCTTTCTGGAAAAAGCCCCTGATAACACGTCTCTGGTCTTTATCAGCACGGAGAAATATCCACTCCAGCAGGATGACCTGCAAAAAGCACTCAATGTGTTTGAGGAGCTGACACCTCTGGCCAACAGAATGATCAGCGCCTATCAATTGAGTGAGGAAAATATCGACCTGCAATTTTCCGACCGCGCATCAGGCAAACACATCCGTCTTCATATTTTGATTGGTGATGTGCTGGACACATTGCCTCATATCAACGAGAAGGTTGACGCCTGGTTTCTCGATGGCTTTGCCCCGGCCAAAAATCCGGATATGTGGCAACCCAAACTGTTCCAGACCCTGAAAGCCAAAAGCCATGAGCAATCAACCTACGCCACCTTCACTGCGGCCAGACTGGTTCGGGACGGGCTGACGGAGGCAGGCTTCTCAGTGACCAAACAACCGGGCTTTGGCCGCAAGCGGGATATGATTGCCGGCCGCTTTGTCCCCCCGGGTCTGCCTGTGAGCAAACCCTGGTTTGCGCCCGCTGGCCACAGCAACCCGGAAAAAACAGCCATCGTCGTCGGTGGCGGTCTGGCGGGCTGCAGCGCTGCATGGGCGCTGGCCCGTCGGGGATGGCAGGTCACCATTCTGGAACAACACCAGGCCCTGGCCAGCGAAGCATCGGGTAATCCGCAGGGTGTTCTCTATGCCAAACTTTCTGCCGACAACACGCCGCTCAGCCAGTTCATCCTTAAAGGTTATCAATTCACCCTGGATACGCTAAAAGCACTGGAGGTTGAACAGTGGCAGCAGTGCGGTGTTATCCAGTTAGCCATTGATGCCAAAACGGATCAACGATACCAGGCCCTGGATAAACAACATCCGAATGCTCTGCTGCAATACCTGACGGAAGCGCAACTGAGCGATATCGCCGGATTGAGTATTCACTACCCCGGCCTCTACTTTCCACAGGCAGGCTGGGTGCACCCACCCGCACTCTGTCAGGCTTTGGCCGATCACCCAAACATTCGGGTGGTGACCAGCACGGCGGTGAATACGATCGAACCCGTTGAGCAGGGCTGGCTGGTGAAAACCGATGGCGACAGGTTGCACAGTAAAACCGTGATCATTGCCCGGGGAGCGGCCAGTCATCAGTTGTCACAGTTTAACTACCTGCCTCTTAAAGCCATTCGTGGCCAGATTACTCAGGCCAGGGCAACCACCGAAAGTGACAAGCTGGCCTCCTGTGTCTGCGGAGAAGGCTATATAGCACCCGCTGTTGATGGCTATCACACCCTGGGCGCAACGTTCAGTTTTAACGACAAAGGTACAGAAGTTCGAGAAGCCGACCACCTGGAAAACCTGGCCATGCAGGCCGGGTATTTCCCTGCCATGTATCAGGCACTCGGTGGAACTGATGCACAAGTGACCGGGGGACGCACAGGGTTCCGCTGCACAACACCGGATTACCTGCCCGTGGTGGGTCCCATCGTTGACCTTAAGCACTTTGTTGCCGCTTATGCTCCCCTCAGAAAAAACAGCAAGTTGACCATTGACGTCTGTCCTGAATATCTGAAAGGCCTTTACGTAACCGCCGGACACGGTTCCAGGGGAATAATCTCCTGCCCTGTTGCCGGTGAAATTCTGGCCACTATGATCACCGGTGAGCCCGATAGTACTGTCGGCCTATCAATGCCTGCAAAACTGCTGGAAGCCATTCACCCCTCCCGCTTCCTGATCAGGGATCTGATCAGAAATAAAATATAG
- the msrA gene encoding peptide-methionine (S)-S-oxide reductase MsrA, whose amino-acid sequence MTFFGKDPDKQQLPTEEKALPGREDVMPVPARHYVNGQPLRPPFPDGLQTIYLGLGCFWGAERLFWQLPGVYTTAVGYAGGYTPNPTYEEVCTGATGHTEMVMVVYDPEKITTQALLACFWESHDPTQGMRQGNDVGTQYRSAIYTTTDEQAGLAESSRSEFSTSLQQQGYPEITTEIREAPPFYYAEEYHQQYLAKNPGGYCGLKGTGVCLG is encoded by the coding sequence ATGACATTCTTTGGCAAAGACCCTGATAAACAGCAACTTCCAACTGAAGAAAAAGCCCTGCCGGGCAGGGAAGACGTGATGCCGGTCCCGGCCCGGCATTATGTCAATGGACAGCCATTGAGGCCGCCATTTCCCGATGGCTTGCAGACCATCTACCTGGGGCTTGGCTGTTTCTGGGGAGCAGAGCGATTGTTCTGGCAACTGCCCGGTGTTTATACAACGGCGGTTGGCTATGCAGGTGGTTACACACCCAATCCTACTTATGAAGAAGTCTGCACTGGGGCAACCGGGCATACAGAAATGGTGATGGTGGTTTACGATCCTGAAAAGATAACGACACAGGCTTTATTAGCATGTTTCTGGGAATCCCATGACCCAACCCAGGGAATGAGGCAGGGTAACGACGTGGGAACTCAGTATCGTTCAGCCATTTATACCACCACGGATGAACAGGCCGGATTGGCTGAAAGCTCAAGGAGTGAATTCTCAACGTCTTTGCAACAGCAGGGCTATCCGGAGATTACCACAGAAATCCGTGAGGCTCCGCCGTTTTACTACGCAGAAGAATACCATCAGCAATATCTGGCCAAGAATCCCGGCGGTTACTGTGGTCTGAAAGGTACGGGTGTTTGTCTTGGTTAA
- a CDS encoding M23 family metallopeptidase, producing MHLATGFFLLVFSLMVSADGLQSQLTPGGILVGQAAPGSRIVYDHQEVRVAKDGRFILGFGRDAELKQSYTEHFASGELKTFNLILKPRKYDIQRLTGIARKYVSPDERVLSRIRREAQQVRAARVPDTDQADFFNGFDWPVKGRISGVYGSQRVYNGQPGRPHYGLDIAVPTGTPVVAPADGVVRLVDPDLYYSGGTIIIDHGHGIFSSFLHLSKVSVKSGAAIKRGQTIGEVGATGRVTGAHLDWRYNWFDKRLDPALLTVGDQ from the coding sequence ATGCATCTCGCTACAGGTTTTTTTCTTCTGGTGTTTTCTCTGATGGTCAGTGCAGACGGTCTGCAGAGCCAGTTGACACCCGGAGGTATTTTGGTCGGTCAGGCAGCACCGGGGAGTCGGATTGTTTATGACCATCAGGAGGTCAGAGTAGCGAAAGATGGGCGCTTTATTCTTGGCTTTGGTCGTGATGCAGAACTGAAGCAGTCCTATACAGAGCATTTTGCCAGTGGCGAACTGAAGACGTTTAATTTAATCCTTAAGCCACGGAAATATGATATTCAGCGGTTGACCGGAATTGCCAGAAAATATGTATCACCGGATGAGCGGGTGCTATCCCGCATCCGCAGAGAAGCTCAACAGGTGCGTGCAGCCAGAGTACCTGATACCGATCAGGCGGATTTTTTTAACGGCTTTGACTGGCCGGTAAAAGGTCGCATCAGTGGCGTCTATGGCAGCCAGCGCGTGTATAACGGTCAACCGGGGCGGCCACACTACGGCCTGGATATCGCCGTACCCACAGGCACACCGGTAGTGGCACCGGCTGATGGGGTTGTGCGGCTGGTGGACCCGGACCTCTACTATTCCGGCGGCACCATCATTATTGATCATGGCCACGGTATTTTTTCCAGCTTTCTCCATCTCAGCAAAGTCTCTGTGAAAAGTGGGGCGGCGATCAAACGAGGGCAGACTATCGGTGAAGTGGGTGCCACTGGCCGGGTTACCGGTGCCCATCTTGACTGGCGCTATAACTGGTTTGATAAGCGACTTGACCCTGCTTTGTTGACCGTTGGGGATCAGTAA
- the hemG gene encoding menaquinone-dependent protoporphyrinogen IX dehydrogenase yields the protein MSRIALLHQGCEGQTRKITERIGYCLAQAGHETFVSSITDLNDGFSLQSYDGVILGCSIRYGKHHKACYQFIRQYSDQLATIPGYFFSVNLTARKPERRDPHNNRYLQKFLKQISWTPDRVEVFAGALLYTRYRWIDQQMIRLIMKLTGGPVDVTRNTEFTDWMRVKAFAEQLNRDFQKISRPMAAEAYESSVIEEPSVPGMIKSKMMFLRLLFIKFGQFLTELLCEPWLLRQWCIQAGCIQGCRMIDVPGQMNHAESKSYGS from the coding sequence ATGTCCCGTATAGCGTTGTTGCACCAGGGGTGTGAAGGCCAGACCCGAAAAATTACCGAAAGAATCGGCTACTGCCTGGCCCAGGCTGGTCATGAGACGTTTGTCAGCTCTATTACTGATCTGAACGACGGCTTCTCACTTCAGTCTTATGATGGTGTTATTCTTGGTTGTTCGATTCGTTATGGCAAACACCATAAAGCGTGTTACCAGTTTATCAGGCAATACAGTGACCAGCTGGCAACCATTCCGGGTTACTTTTTTTCCGTCAATCTGACCGCCCGCAAGCCTGAACGACGGGATCCTCATAACAACCGTTACCTGCAGAAATTCCTGAAACAGATTTCATGGACTCCGGACCGGGTGGAAGTGTTCGCCGGTGCTTTGCTGTATACCCGATATCGCTGGATTGATCAGCAGATGATCCGCTTGATTATGAAACTGACCGGGGGGCCTGTTGATGTGACCAGGAATACCGAGTTTACCGATTGGATGCGGGTTAAGGCATTTGCCGAACAGTTAAACCGGGACTTTCAGAAAATAAGCCGCCCAATGGCGGCTGAAGCTTATGAAAGTAGCGTGATTGAAGAACCTTCAGTTCCCGGAATGATTAAATCCAAAATGATGTTCCTGAGGCTTTTATTCATTAAATTTGGACAATTCCTGACTGAGTTGCTGTGTGAGCCATGGCTTCTCCGGCAGTGGTGCATCCAGGCGGGGTGCATCCAGGGTTGCCGCATGATAGATGTCCCTGGGCAGATGAACCACGCTGAGAGCAAGAGCTATGGCAGCTGA
- a CDS encoding ABC transporter permease: MSELISNTPVDQESAAANLAPGRWERFRNSTFWYSFTRDKVAMVCALIFALLVGAALLAPILAPTNPYDLSTIDIMDSEIPPVWAAEGDERFLLGTDDQGRDLFSTILYGMRISLAIGLFAVLLQAFLGIVLGLTAGYFGGRIDSFLMRVADIQLSFSTMMVAIIVLAVFQASFGSELYSKLAMFMLILVIGIAEWPQYARTVRASVLAEKKKEYVEAARVMGFGAGRIMFRHILPNSLSPILVISTVQIANAIISEAALSFLGLGMPVSQPSLGSLISSGFEYIFSGSWWITVIPGIVLVVLVLVLNLLGDWLRDVLNPKLYKG; encoded by the coding sequence ATGAGTGAATTGATATCGAACACGCCGGTTGATCAGGAATCTGCTGCGGCTAATCTGGCACCAGGGCGCTGGGAGCGTTTCAGGAACTCTACCTTCTGGTACAGCTTCACCCGTGACAAGGTGGCCATGGTCTGTGCCCTGATTTTTGCGCTGTTGGTCGGGGCTGCGCTGTTGGCTCCGATTCTGGCACCCACCAATCCCTACGATCTTTCCACCATTGATATTATGGATTCGGAAATTCCTCCGGTGTGGGCAGCAGAGGGGGATGAACGTTTTCTGCTGGGCACCGACGACCAGGGTCGTGATCTGTTCAGTACCATTCTTTATGGTATGCGCATCTCATTGGCCATCGGTCTGTTTGCTGTTTTGTTGCAGGCTTTTCTGGGGATCGTTCTGGGCCTGACCGCCGGTTACTTTGGTGGTCGAATCGATAGTTTTCTGATGCGGGTTGCGGATATTCAGCTGTCGTTCTCTACCATGATGGTGGCGATTATCGTGCTGGCGGTTTTCCAGGCCTCTTTTGGTTCGGAGCTCTACAGTAAGCTGGCCATGTTCATGCTGATACTGGTGATTGGTATTGCTGAATGGCCTCAATATGCCCGTACGGTTCGGGCATCGGTATTGGCAGAAAAGAAGAAGGAGTATGTAGAGGCGGCCAGGGTTATGGGTTTTGGTGCCGGACGCATTATGTTTCGACATATCCTGCCAAACTCACTGTCGCCTATTCTGGTGATCTCGACGGTGCAGATTGCCAACGCGATTATCAGTGAGGCTGCGTTGTCGTTCCTGGGGCTTGGTATGCCGGTATCCCAGCCCTCTCTGGGGTCTCTGATCTCCAGTGGTTTTGAGTATATCTTCTCTGGCAGCTGGTGGATTACGGTTATTCCCGGGATTGTGCTGGTGGTGCTGGTGTTGGTGCTCAACCTTCTGGGTGACTGGCTCAGGGATGTATTGAATCCAAAACTGTATAAGGGTTAA